From a region of the Cucumis sativus cultivar 9930 chromosome 6, Cucumber_9930_V3, whole genome shotgun sequence genome:
- the LOC101214898 gene encoding chaperone protein dnaJ 20, chloroplastic, with the protein MSNLRTACRPHAMFSSFIFSSRFRSMPTVSFRNPNNKRRFSLFSPTFNSSPCFCPTQNWFRINQRRTLAMASNWANEKSPYETLELERDADDEQIKSSYRRLAKFYHPDVYDGRGTLEEGETAEARFIKIQAAYELLMDDEKRRQYDVDNRVNPMKASQAWMEWLIKKRKAFDQRGEMAIAAWAEQQQREMNLRARRLSQSKVDPGEEKRLVAKEKKASIEYFNSTLKRHVLVLKKRDLMRRKAEEEKKKVISQLLAEEGLELDTDDDDNL; encoded by the exons ATGAGCAATTTGAGGACAGCGTGTAGGCCTCATGCCATGttttcttccttcatcttTAGCAGCAGATTCCGCTCTATGCCCACGGTTTCCTTTCGGAACCCTAATAACAAGCGCCGGTTCTCACTTTTCTCTCCCACCTTCAATTCCTCGCCCTGCTTTTGTCCCACCCAGAACTGGTTCCGTATCAATCAACGGAGAACGCTCGCCATGGCTTCCAATTGGGCTAACGAAAAATCTCCCTACGAAACTCTCG AATTAGAGAGGGATGCTGATGATGAACAGATAAAAAGTTCCTATAGACGCTTGGCTAAATTTTATCATCCGGATG tttatgaTGGTAGAGGAACTCTTGAAGAAGGAGAAACTGCTGAAGCTAGATTCATCAAGATTCAAGCTGCTTATGAATTGCTCATGGATGATGAGAAGCGGAGGCAGTATGATGTAGATAATCGAGTTAATCCAATGAAG GCATCCCAAGCATGGATGGAGTGGCTTATAAAAAAGCGCAAAGCTTTTGATCAACGGGGCGAGATGGCAATAGCGGCTTGGGCTGAGCAACAGCAGCGTGAGATGAATCTAAGAGCTCGACGCCTTTCTCAATCAAAG GTTGATCCAGGCGAAGAGAAAAGATTAgtggcaaaagaaaagaaggcgTCAATAGAGTACTTTAACAGCACACTGAAGCGCCACGTACTTGTCTTGAAGAAGAGGGATTTAATGCGAAGAAAAGCAGaggaggaaaagaagaaggtaATAAGCCAACTTTTAGCTGAGGAAGGCCTCGAGCTCGATACAGATGATGATGACAACCTGTAG
- the LOC101214656 gene encoding 3'-5' exoribonuclease 1, with the protein MMALERKESMQRNCEASIKCLQNNGMPFSLQHSGNSADGFQELTDEISCHANNDIPETNHPLVNNFIERPNEFHNKPAYQHNSRSWPAFHFESQKVQQCQMSASDCQFYSLPVENRFQYFPFKMFEPNYCDVRLQEFQYFVVIDFEATCDKDRNPHPQEIIEFPSVIVNSVTGHLEACFQTYVRPTCNQHLSDFCRDLTGIQQIQVDRGVTLNEALLRHDKWLEKRGIKNTNFAVVTWSNWDCRVMLESECRFKKIRKPPYFNRWINLKVPFREVFGGARCNLKEAVEMAGLDWEGRAHCGLDDAKNTARLLALIMHKGFRFSITNSLMWQTTDCPLQWKQSPETVTFPPQPPMKPKPMHIPIVQYFPYCFCGVRSSRGMVRKPGPKQGSFFFGCGNWTATKGARCHYFEWATP; encoded by the exons ATGATGGCCCTTGAACGCAAAG AAAGTATGCAGAGGAACTGTGAGGCCTCTATAAAATGCCTCCAGAATAATGGAATGCCATTCAGTCTGCAACATAGTGGAAATTCTGCTGATGGTTTCCAAGAACTTACAGATGAAATCAGTTGTCATGCCAACAATGATATTCCTGAAACAAACCACCCATTGgttaacaatttcattgaaCGTCCAAATGAATTTCACAACAAACCTGCTTATCAGCATAATTCTAGATCATGGCCAGCCTTCCACTTCGAATCTCAAAAGGTGCAGCAGTGCCAGATGAGTGCTTCTGATTGCCAGTTCTACTCTTTGCCAGTGGAGAACCGCTTCCaatattttcctttcaaaatgtttgaaCCTAATTATTGCGATGTTCGGTTGCAAGAGTTCCAATATTTTGTGGTTATAGACTTTGAAGCAACGTGTGATAAAGATAGAAATCCTCATCCACAGGAGATAATTGAGTTCCCATCTGTCATTGTAAATAGTGTGACTGGCCATCTGGAAGCTTGCTTTCAGACTTATGTGCGCCCAACTTGTAATCAGCACTTGAGTGATTTCTGCAGGGATCTAACTGGCATTCAGCAAATTCAG GTGGACAGAGGTGTTACTCTCAATGAAGCTCTCCTCAGGCATGATAAATGGCTTGAAAAGAGGGGGATTAAGAATACAAATTTTGCAGTGGTAACTTGGTCAAACTGGGATTGCAGAGTTATGTTAGAGTCGGAATGCCGTTTCAAGAAGATTCGGAAGCCTCCATATTTCAACCG ATGGATCAATTTAAAAGTTCCATTTCGTGAGGTTTTTGGGGGAGCACGATGCAATCTGAAGGAAGCTGTTGAGATGGCAGGCTTAGATTGGGAAGGTCGTGCTCATTGTGGTCTTGATGATGCCAAGAACACTGCTCGTTTACTTGCTCTTATTATGCATAAAGGCTTCAGATTCTCCATAACCAATTCATTGATGTGGCAGACTACTGACTGTCCATTGCAATGGAAACAATCCCCAGAAACTGTGACTTTCCCTCCACAACCGCCAATGAAACCAAAGCCTATGCACATTCCCATTGTCCAATACTTCCCTTACTGTTTCTGTGGGGTTAGAAGCAGCAGAGGTATGGTTCGCAAGCCAGGACCAAAGCAAGGGAGTTTCTTCTTTGGCTGTGGGAACTGGACTGCTACCAAGGGGGCACGCTGCCATTACTTCGAGTGGGCCACTCCCTGA